From the genome of Rhizobium binae, one region includes:
- a CDS encoding DoxX family membrane protein translates to MQDDLAFVILILGRLLLGGLFVAGGIHHFFVIVPITDAIEARGVPFAKWVLLSGSVFQNAAGLLLMLGLFVTAAAFALIIFTLAASVMLLNFWDMEGTARDSAVNSWKSNMAIIGGLLTAAAGAL, encoded by the coding sequence ATGCAGGATGACCTGGCCTTCGTGATCCTCATCCTCGGCAGATTGCTGCTCGGCGGTCTTTTCGTTGCCGGCGGCATCCATCATTTTTTCGTCATCGTGCCGATAACCGATGCCATCGAAGCCCGCGGCGTTCCTTTTGCGAAATGGGTGCTGCTGTCCGGCAGCGTCTTTCAAAATGCTGCCGGCCTCCTGCTGATGCTGGGTCTGTTTGTCACCGCGGCAGCGTTCGCTCTCATCATCTTCACGCTTGCGGCGTCGGTGATGCTGCTAAATTTCTGGGACATGGAAGGCACAGCCCGCGACAGCGCCGTCAACAGCTGGAAAAGCAACATGGCCATCATCGGCGGCCTGCTCACCGCAGCTGCCGGGGCGTTGTGA
- a CDS encoding mechanosensitive ion channel family protein yields the protein MGRGTAAGLKAAIFGILAFVALFPAASPGFSQTPAPAPAADTPPAQVREMMQLMQAPEVKQWMATQMATSPVADSASQNQMSVLSGLLQHSRRHVSMVSDAAMTLPSQIGNASLLFFGEFAATGRSRMIAQFLAIFLLGAIVESMARYAFRRRRRRLAQMAGMHLTPRVVPALIFAAATMLALFSLSWPPLSQSVAILCAIALIVQRFTICLGGLLVDLIGMTRAEEERQGVTAPTMPPRAVALFWYRHSAIFVIYFMLGWAAIQSMEPLGFSPSARLFVGYILGIGLLLIAIEAVWSRPQKDEKRGHGISWALTVYFLLLWGLWVTGFNWLLWLGIYVLMLPRVLAVSTLAVKSLQQTEASFLATRRIATVLLDRGVRALIIAFAAIWLGQLLGVGADTMAAGDKMVDKIARGVIGGIVILLAADLLWHLVKAYIDGKLLGMPLDGGATDEEKARHARFQTLLPIFRNILAVVIAVIAVLMVLSGLGIEIGPLIAGAGVVGVAVGFGAQTIVKDVISGMFYLWDDAFRVGEYIESGSHKGVVEAFSLRSVKLRHHRGPLTTVPFGELGAVKNLNRDWTIDKISLNVTYDTDLVKAKKVIKQIGQTLLDNPEFGPHIIETLKMKGVEQFGEFAIELRLSMMTKPGEQFVIRRNALAMIRNAFKENGIEFAVPTVQVAGDRAAEVDAAAARYAAHARAGGEPAT from the coding sequence ATGGGGCGTGGCACGGCGGCGGGCTTAAAGGCCGCCATATTCGGCATCTTGGCATTCGTTGCGCTTTTCCCGGCGGCGTCGCCCGGCTTTTCCCAAACGCCTGCGCCAGCGCCGGCTGCAGATACCCCGCCGGCGCAAGTGCGTGAGATGATGCAGCTCATGCAGGCGCCGGAGGTCAAGCAGTGGATGGCGACACAGATGGCGACCTCCCCTGTCGCCGATTCGGCAAGCCAGAATCAGATGTCGGTTCTCTCTGGCCTGCTGCAGCATTCGCGCCGGCATGTCTCGATGGTGTCCGACGCGGCGATGACTTTGCCCTCGCAGATCGGCAATGCGTCCTTGCTGTTTTTCGGTGAGTTCGCCGCTACCGGCCGGAGTCGAATGATCGCGCAATTCCTGGCGATCTTCCTGCTCGGGGCCATCGTCGAAAGCATGGCCCGCTATGCCTTCCGCCGTCGCCGCCGGCGTCTGGCTCAGATGGCGGGCATGCATCTGACGCCGCGCGTCGTACCGGCTCTCATTTTCGCCGCGGCAACAATGCTCGCGCTTTTCAGTCTCAGCTGGCCTCCGCTCAGCCAGAGCGTGGCGATCCTCTGCGCCATCGCGCTCATAGTCCAGCGTTTCACGATTTGCCTGGGCGGCCTCTTGGTCGATCTCATCGGGATGACGCGGGCCGAGGAAGAGCGGCAAGGCGTGACCGCGCCGACCATGCCGCCACGTGCCGTCGCGCTCTTCTGGTATCGCCACTCTGCGATCTTCGTCATCTATTTCATGCTTGGCTGGGCGGCCATCCAGTCGATGGAACCGCTCGGTTTTTCCCCGAGCGCCCGGCTCTTCGTCGGCTATATCCTTGGCATCGGGCTGCTGCTGATCGCGATCGAAGCTGTCTGGTCGCGGCCTCAGAAGGACGAGAAGCGCGGTCACGGGATTTCCTGGGCGCTCACCGTTTATTTCCTGTTGCTCTGGGGGTTGTGGGTCACCGGGTTCAACTGGCTGCTCTGGCTCGGCATCTATGTGCTGATGCTGCCGCGGGTGCTCGCCGTCTCGACGCTTGCGGTGAAATCGCTGCAGCAGACCGAGGCAAGCTTCCTTGCCACGCGCCGCATTGCCACCGTATTGCTCGACCGCGGCGTCAGGGCGCTGATCATCGCATTCGCAGCCATCTGGCTCGGCCAACTGCTCGGCGTCGGCGCCGACACGATGGCGGCGGGCGACAAAATGGTCGATAAGATCGCGCGCGGCGTCATCGGCGGAATCGTCATCCTGCTTGCTGCCGATTTGCTCTGGCACCTCGTCAAAGCCTATATCGACGGCAAGCTGCTCGGCATGCCCCTGGACGGCGGCGCGACGGACGAGGAGAAGGCCAGACATGCGCGGTTTCAGACGCTGCTGCCGATCTTCCGCAATATCCTTGCCGTGGTTATCGCCGTTATTGCGGTTCTCATGGTGCTCTCGGGCCTCGGCATCGAGATCGGGCCATTGATTGCCGGCGCCGGCGTCGTCGGCGTTGCTGTGGGTTTCGGCGCTCAGACGATCGTCAAGGATGTCATCAGCGGCATGTTCTATCTCTGGGACGATGCCTTCCGTGTCGGCGAATATATCGAAAGCGGCAGCCACAAGGGCGTCGTCGAGGCCTTCAGCCTGCGCTCGGTGAAGCTCCGGCATCACCGCGGGCCGCTGACGACCGTGCCGTTCGGGGAACTTGGCGCGGTCAAGAACCTCAACCGCGACTGGACGATCGACAAGATCAGTCTCAACGTCACATACGACACCGATCTGGTCAAAGCGAAAAAAGTGATCAAGCAGATCGGTCAAACGTTGCTCGATAATCCGGAATTCGGCCCGCACATCATCGAAACGCTGAAGATGAAGGGTGTCGAGCAATTCGGCGAATTCGCGATCGAGCTGCGCCTGTCGATGATGACGAAGCCTGGTGAACAGTTCGTTATCCGCCGCAATGCACTGGCGATGATCCGCAATGCCTTCAAGGAAAACGGCATCGAATTCGCTGTGCCGACGGTGCAGGTGGCCGGCGATCGCGCGGCGGAGGTGGATGCTGCCGCGGCGCGCTACGCTGCGCATGCACGGGCCGGCGGTGAGCCGGCCACCTGA
- the gnd gene encoding phosphogluconate dehydrogenase (NAD(+)-dependent, decarboxylating): protein MQLGMVGLGRMGNYMVQRLMRGGHECVVYDARPESVAELAGLGATGSASLEEFVSKLSHPRAIWLMLPAAIVDKVLSSLVPLLQNGDIVIDGGNSYYHDDIRRGAELITKGIHYVDVGTSGGVFGLERGYCLMIGGEKGTVQHLSPIFATLAPGVGKTEASPNRTAEAAAASTAEQGYLHCGPHGAGHFVKMVHNGIEYGLMAAYAEGLNILKHANIGAASHDADAETAPLAHPEHFQYDFNLQDVAEVWRRGSVITSWLLDLTADALHADPGLSKYAGRVSDSGEGRWTIMAAIDESVPTPVLSAALYGRFSSRDNDEFANKVLSAMRAGFGGHVEKPTPKS from the coding sequence ATGCAGCTTGGGATGGTTGGTTTGGGCCGCATGGGCAATTACATGGTCCAGCGCTTGATGCGGGGCGGTCACGAATGCGTCGTCTATGACGCGAGGCCCGAAAGCGTTGCCGAGCTTGCAGGCCTCGGCGCGACCGGGAGCGCGTCGCTCGAGGAATTCGTCTCGAAGCTTAGCCACCCCCGGGCGATCTGGCTGATGCTGCCGGCGGCGATCGTCGACAAGGTACTTTCGAGCCTGGTGCCGTTGCTTCAGAACGGCGATATCGTCATCGACGGCGGCAATTCCTATTACCATGACGACATCCGCCGTGGTGCCGAACTCATCACCAAGGGCATCCATTATGTCGATGTCGGCACCAGCGGCGGCGTCTTCGGCCTGGAGCGCGGCTATTGCCTGATGATCGGTGGCGAGAAGGGCACCGTTCAGCATCTGTCTCCGATCTTTGCGACGCTCGCCCCCGGCGTCGGCAAGACGGAAGCATCGCCGAACCGCACCGCCGAAGCGGCGGCGGCCAGCACCGCGGAGCAGGGTTATCTGCATTGCGGCCCGCACGGCGCCGGTCATTTCGTCAAGATGGTCCATAATGGCATCGAATACGGCCTGATGGCTGCCTATGCCGAAGGCCTCAACATTCTGAAACACGCCAATATTGGCGCTGCCTCGCACGATGCCGATGCGGAGACCGCGCCGCTCGCCCATCCCGAACATTTCCAATACGATTTCAATCTGCAGGATGTCGCCGAAGTCTGGCGTCGCGGCAGCGTCATCACCTCCTGGCTGCTCGATCTGACGGCCGATGCGCTGCATGCCGATCCCGGACTTTCCAAATATGCGGGCCGTGTCTCGGACAGCGGCGAAGGCCGCTGGACGATCATGGCGGCAATCGATGAAAGCGTGCCGACCCCGGTGCTGAGCGCTGCGCTCTACGGCCGATTCTCCTCGCGCGACAATGACGAGTTCGCCAACAAGGTGCTGTCGGCAATGCGCGCCGGTTTCGGCGGCCATGTGGAAAAGCCGACGCCGAAATCTTGA
- a CDS encoding SRPBCC domain-containing protein, which produces MSLGIRISGRIGRPVAEVFDAVVNPKKLSSYFTTIGGASAPLVQGTTVIWWKDAPVEVVELVPESRIVLRWDGGTGEDKTSYKTLVEMNFKPLEDGGTLVTIAENGWREDEAGRRGTYLNCEGWTQMLCCMKAFVEYGINLREGMFLSEMKGEPASAPDE; this is translated from the coding sequence ATGTCTCTCGGAATCCGCATTTCCGGCCGCATCGGCCGTCCCGTCGCAGAGGTGTTCGACGCCGTCGTCAATCCGAAGAAGCTCAGCAGCTATTTCACCACGATCGGCGGGGCGAGCGCCCCGCTCGTCCAAGGCACGACGGTGATCTGGTGGAAGGATGCGCCGGTCGAGGTCGTCGAGCTCGTGCCGGAAAGCCGCATCGTGCTTCGCTGGGACGGCGGCACCGGCGAGGACAAGACGAGTTACAAGACGCTGGTCGAGATGAATTTCAAACCGCTGGAGGATGGCGGCACGCTGGTGACGATTGCCGAGAACGGCTGGCGCGAGGATGAGGCCGGCCGGCGCGGCACCTATCTCAATTGTGAAGGCTGGACGCAGATGCTTTGCTGCATGAAGGCCTTCGTCGAGTACGGCATCAACCTGCGCGAGGGCATGTTCCTCAGCGAGATGAAGGGTGAACCGGCCAGCGCGCCCGATGAGTGA
- a CDS encoding ArsR/SmtB family transcription factor, whose product MSSESTDDPVFKALAHHRRREILDLLKDGARTTGTLCDLFPDMDRCTVMQHLKVLEEADLVIARKEGRERWNHLNSLPIKQIYDRWISAYAGHALSILDRLRSDLEDQPEQ is encoded by the coding sequence ATGTCAAGCGAATCAACCGACGACCCAGTTTTTAAGGCGCTGGCGCATCACCGCCGCCGCGAGATTCTCGATCTGCTCAAGGATGGCGCCCGCACCACAGGGACGCTTTGCGACTTGTTTCCCGACATGGACCGCTGCACGGTGATGCAGCATCTGAAAGTGCTGGAGGAAGCCGATCTGGTCATCGCCAGGAAGGAGGGGCGCGAACGTTGGAACCACCTGAACAGCCTGCCGATCAAGCAGATCTACGATCGCTGGATCAGCGCCTATGCCGGCCACGCCCTGTCGATCCTCGATCGGCTGAGAAGCGATCTCGAAGACCAGCCGGAACAATGA